Below is a window of Ralstonia nicotianae DNA.
AAACGGATGCGCCGCGGCCGAGGCCTTCCGGCCGGCACGCGGGCACCAATGACAACAAAGGAGACAGCCATGTTCGAGAGCCAGTTGCTCATCGGTGGCAAGCAACGCGCGGCCGCCGGTGGGGCGACCTGCGAGCGCCCCAACCCCGCGACCGGAGACGTCGCTTCGCGCGCGGCGGCGGCATCCCTGGCGGATGCGGATGCCGCCGTGCAGGCCGCGCACGCCGCGTTTCCCGCGTGGGCAGCGATGCTGCCCGGCGAGCGCCGCCGCCTGCTGCTCAAGGCCGCCGACGTGATGGAGCGCCGCGCCGATGACTTCATCGCGCGCGGCGTGGCCGAGGCCGGCGGCGTGCCCGGCTGGTACGGCTTCAACGCGGCGCTGGCCGCGGGCATGCTGCGCGAGGCCGCCGCCATGACCACGCAGGTGGGCGGCGAGGTCATCCCGTCCGATGTGCCCGGCAGCCTGGCGATGGGCCTGCGGCAGCCGTGCGGCGTGGTGCTGGGGATCGCGCCGTGGAACGCCCCGCTCATTCTCGGCACGCGGGCGATCGCCATGCCGCTGGCCTGCGGCAACACGGTGGTGCTCAAGGCCTCGGAGATCTGTCCGGCCCTGCACAGCCTGATCGGCGCGGTGTTCGAAGAGGCCGGCTTTCCGGCGGGCGTGGTCAACGTCATCACCAACGCGCCGGCCGACGCGCCGGCCATCGTGGAGCGGCTGATCGCGCATCCGGCGGTGCGGCGCGTCAACTTTACCGGCTCGACCCGCGTGGGCCGCCTCATCGCCGAGCAGGCGGCGCGGCATCTCAAGCCGGTCCTGCTGGAGCTGGGCGGCAAGAACCCCCTGGTCATTCTCGACGATGCGGACCTGGATGCCGCCGTGCAGGCCGCGGCGTTCGGCGCGTTCTTCAACCAGGGCCAGATCTGCATGTCGACCGAGCGCATCATCGTCGACCGGGCCATCGCCGACCGGTTTGTCGAGCGGCTGACGGACAAGGCAGGCGCCCTGCGGGCAGGCCGGCCGGGCCAGGACGGTGCCGTGCTCGGCGGCATGGTGGACGCGAGCGCGGCCCAGCGGATCCGGCATTTGGTGGACGATGCCGTCGGCAAGGGCGCGAGGCTGCGCACCGGCGCGCTGCGGATCGACGGCAACATCGTGCAGCCCGCCGTGGTCGACGGCGTGACCCCGGCGATGGCGCTCTACGGCGAGGAGTCGTTCGGGCCGGTGGTGGCGGTGCTGCGCGCGGCCGACGACGAGGACGCCATCCGCCTGGCCAACGACAGCGAATACGGCCTGTCGGCCGCGGTGTTCAGCCGCGATATCGCGCGGGCCATGCAGGTGGCCAGGCGCATCGAGTCCGGCATCTGCCATATCAACGGCCCCACCGTGCACGACGAGGCGCAGATGCCGTTCGGCGGCGTCAAGGCCAGCGGCTACGGGCGCTTCGGCGGCAAGGCCGCCATCGACGCCTTCACCGAACTGCGCTGGATCACGGTCCAGGCCGGCGCACGCCATTACCCGATCTGATGCGAGGTCGCTGTCATGCACATGGAGTCGATGAAACAGGCGGCGGCCCGCTATCGTCCGGTGTCGATCGGCGCGGGCACGGTCGAGGTGTGCCGGGAAGCGGGCGGCGCCTGGCATCTGCGCTCGGCTGAGCCGATCGGTGCCTATCCCGAGCGGATGACGGATTGCCTGGTGCGCGGGGCCGGACAGCATCCGGATCGCGTCCTCGCGGCGCAGCGC
It encodes the following:
- a CDS encoding aldehyde dehydrogenase, encoding MFESQLLIGGKQRAAAGGATCERPNPATGDVASRAAAASLADADAAVQAAHAAFPAWAAMLPGERRRLLLKAADVMERRADDFIARGVAEAGGVPGWYGFNAALAAGMLREAAAMTTQVGGEVIPSDVPGSLAMGLRQPCGVVLGIAPWNAPLILGTRAIAMPLACGNTVVLKASEICPALHSLIGAVFEEAGFPAGVVNVITNAPADAPAIVERLIAHPAVRRVNFTGSTRVGRLIAEQAARHLKPVLLELGGKNPLVILDDADLDAAVQAAAFGAFFNQGQICMSTERIIVDRAIADRFVERLTDKAGALRAGRPGQDGAVLGGMVDASAAQRIRHLVDDAVGKGARLRTGALRIDGNIVQPAVVDGVTPAMALYGEESFGPVVAVLRAADDEDAIRLANDSEYGLSAAVFSRDIARAMQVARRIESGICHINGPTVHDEAQMPFGGVKASGYGRFGGKAAIDAFTELRWITVQAGARHYPI